The genomic window tttcttgtatttataCAAATAGTATGCTAAATCAGCAGCAATgctcgcagcagcagctatTGGCCACACAACTCTTATATGCTCGACTTCTTCGGTCTCAGTTAGCTGAACGGGAATCCCAGTCGAATAAGTCCAACATGGTTCATTATTCACTATCTAAAAAGACCATGCTTCGACAAGATGAGCTTCTATCAACCCCATCATCGCAGgataataataacaatattaagtTAATTAATGATATCGAAAACAGCTTAGGTTGTGTAGATCCCCCTTTGTTGGATTTTTCTACCGTTCGTCAAAGCCAAAGagcagaacaaaaaaagaagcaagAAGACAACAATTGTTACTCACCAAACTTAAAATCGAACAAGGAAGCAATAGACGGGTACGACCTACAACACACATGTGATTTTATCAGGGAACAAAAAAACGTTCTTATtgacattaaaaaaaaactcgaaAATCTCTCCGAGATCTCAGGTAAATTTAGGAAAAGGTTAGGTGCTCGTCAAAGTCACATTGAAGTAAATAATGGCTCTGATTCAGCCCTTGAGGAAATTGTAGGACGGCACCTTGATGGAAATCGGAAAACTATTGAAAGTTTACTGGAAGAGGTAAAAAGATTGTATAATCAATGGAGCAGCGCTGAGCTCTATTATGTTCGCAGCTTACAACGCTTGGGACTCTCATCAGAGGAAGGAGGTGACTATACACCTACACCAACACATACTATTATGGCATTGGCTGCTATAGCACTGTCTAATGAAAGTGGTATTTCGCCACAGAAATCGTCTACAGAGCACTCTAAACTCCTAGATGTTGAAAGCGAGTCCGCTTTGTTTTTGACCTCAGCAAAACCTAAAACGTTGGTCGAAATAGAGAATATAATATTACAACTCGCATCATCTGGTAATATGCATCAATATAGCGCTGCTAGTACCACTCCTGGAGCCTACAGTGATAGTTTTAAAAGCGATGGCGAAGATTCAGACTCAGCACCCACTTGCATTTGGCATTCGACAAGTCGAACCTTTCGCCGCAAAAAAGAGGTAGAGCCTTGTAGCACTGCAGCTGAGATTATTTTAGAATATGCTTCATTGTCTTCAACTTCGAACGCTGATACCTCACGCCTGCTTACATCTGCATCAAAAATTTCAGATGTTACTGAAAATTATAATGTCACAACACAATTGCCTATTATGTTTAATTACAATCGAGAAAGTTCAGCTGTGTCAATCATTACCGATCCTTCCATTTTCCCCGAGTTTTCTACTGCACCTTCAACTCCATCTACTAGTAGTAATAGTGGATGCTCTACTGGAATAGCTTCTGGAATTTTCGGCTTAAGTCAAAATCGAAGAAAACAAAGACTTGCAAGGCGCATTGAAACTCTAACTACAAATTCTTTTAAATCGAATGCAATAAGGGGTAACGGTGACAAAGAAATCGTTAATCAGCTAAAAATATTGCCATCAATTACAGCATCGCCAACTGAAAATGTTTCCTCCCTAATTACTAACACTTTGGGTTCGCCTAATGCCTCTTTAAGATCGCAGGAACTTTCCATAACTAACATGTTCAAAGAACGAGTAAGCACTTTACAGGCGAATACCGGATCTATGAAGtctgaaaattttccaatgCTAGATGATTCCCCATACGACTTAAGTATTGGAAGCAAGACAAAACACATGTAATTTAATATCGCCATACTTAGTTACACATAAGAACTAATTTTAAAccttttatttctttgtaaAGCTGTTGAAGTCGATGCTCACTCTAAAAAATACCAATTTTTTAATGTACTGATGATTATTTCAAGCAGCTCTTTGTTGTAGATCACTTAGGGGAAAACTAACATTCAAATCCGAAATAAAGGTATTTTTTGCAGTCGCTTAATAGGGATATGAAAACAATTCTAAGGTTTTAAAACATTGTTTTTTCAAATGTGAAAATTGtgttttaacaaattttacaAGGATCTTGTATATCTTATCGACGGTGACATCATAAGTTGTGTAAGTGATGCTGGCGACAATTTTAGTCAAAAgtcaacaaaacaaacatttttttaatccAGTGGTTGTTTTTTCGTCGATGAACTAACATCTTTTCGAAATTGAAGTCTTTTAAAGTCTCTAAAAATTCCtgattttcacaaaaaaaaattcgttgTAATTTCtgtcaaaaatattataaaaattttttgtttttaacatCTATGTAGaataatttgttgtttgtgaTCACTTACATAAATGTGAAAGACATTGTTTGCGGTCATGGAAAGACTGGCTTGGCGCCATTAACTTCCGGAAGGCTTTTTTTCACAATTTTGAGAATTGTCTTTTTATACATTGACACGAGAATATTactacataaaaaaaaataatttttttaagtgtcTAAAGGTAGTTTTCCCCTAACAAATGTAgtacattaaataaatatgttccGAATTTTTAAAGGGTGTGCTTcgattttaaacaaaattgaatagatttttttttttataaaattttcaatgtagtctttttattttgcgcactctataatatttatacgcttatatttaaaagtatttcatAATTAGCGgattatttaaaaacttaagGTGGATATGTTATAATATAAGTAAGTGTGACACAATTTCTTTGTTAAATAGTATTTAACAGTTtgaaagaagcgtttccgaccttAAAAAGTATTATCAAGAATAATAAgaattaataataatagaatTAATATGAACGTCTATATTATCAAGCATGCTTATTCCAGGGAAACCTAATTTGTgcaaatttgttaaaaataatatatcaGTAATAATATTTCTAAAGTTCACATGAAACCGTCCCgtccataaaatatttttatcaCGTCCAAAAAACCAGAACACTCCCGAAAATAAACTGGTctactatattcgttgaaaagtatgaaacAGTTTGAAGGAAGCGTTCCCGATCctgtaaagtatatacatatatatacttgatCAGAATCACTAGCCGAGTTAATCTGttctgtccatatgaacgtcgGGTTCTTGGGACCTATAAAATCTAATATGTTAATCTAACGTCCACAGACcgttttcctttgttttcgTAAGCAATGAATTTAACCACTACTATCTCGCTGAGTAACGGATAAAAGATTATAGAGGATCTTGACTATAGaattctctcttgttaattCTGTATATTAAGGATGAACTGCTGCCCAagaatgtacatatgtacatatatttccaCAAATGTATAACTTTTGCATGTCTTCAAGCATTCGGGGAGATAAGTGGCAAAGTTTTTGCAGGGAGAGATATTTGAAGTGTGTTCAGTTACAGTGGGTGTATAATAGAATGTAACGATTTAGTATCTTAAaacttatacattttttttaaaatgttttataaaacgTTTAACAGAATAAATTCAAccatgttttatttattacccAGCTGCccatttttttaatacaaaatgaattaaaaaggcattgtttagttttataaaaCACATGGGAATAATGAGTTGTAatcatcattttattttattttttaggaacctggaaacaaaaaacccaTCAAATACGCAATCAAATGACTCGAAGGACACatcaaatgataaaaaaaaaccccatATTAAGAAACCACTGAATGCGTTCATGCTCTATATGAAGGAAATGCGTGCTAAGGTTGTTGCCGAATGTACACTAAAAGAATCCGCTGCTATTAATCAAATTTTAGGAAGACGGGTAAGAGAATTAGTAAAACGttttgatttgtatttgtttaagCTACTTAGGTTTGATTCCGATTAGAAAAGTTGTAGGGCTTGTAAAATGATCTTTTTCAAGAGGACGacaaatattcaatatgacATCA from Drosophila santomea strain STO CAGO 1482 chromosome 4, Prin_Dsan_1.1, whole genome shotgun sequence includes these protein-coding regions:
- the LOC120454932 gene encoding protein pangolin isoform X1, with product MPHCETINDESILHSNELINYQKYRRNEELQKNIFNKKSSINLRTGQVTVGDQYTQLTDNRIAQNNCNDLEKILIVPSSSSGGMEASLSELLLIPPKTISQAWQTAEEIESWQDDGFRQRNELFSCIYTNSMLNQQQCSQQQLLATQLLYARLLRSQLAERESQSNKSNMVHYSLSKKTMLRQDELLSTPSSQDNNNNIKLINDIENSLGCVDPPLLDFSTVRQSQRAEQKKKQEDNNCYSPNLKSNKEAIDGYDLQHTCDFIREQKNVLIDIKKKLENLSEISGKFRKRLGARQSHIEVNNGSDSALEEIVGRHLDGNRKTIESLLEEVKRLYNQWSSAELYYVRSLQRLGLSSEEGGDYTPTPTHTIMALAAIALSNESGISPQKSSTEHSKLLDVESESALFLTSAKPKTLVEIENIILQLASSGNMHQYSAASTTPGAYSDSFKSDGEDSDSAPTCIWHSTSRTFRRKKEVEPCSTAAEIILEYASLSSTSNADTSRLLTSASKISDVTENYNVTTQLPIMFNYNRESSAVSIITDPSIFPEFSTAPSTPSTSSNSGCSTGIASGIFGLSQNRRKQRLARRIETLTTNSFKSNAIRGNGDKEIVNQLKILPSITASPTENVSSLITNTLGSPNASLRSQELSITNMFKERVSTLQANTGSMKSENFPMLDDSPYDLSIGSKTKHMNLETKNPSNTQSNDSKDTSNDKKKPHIKKPLNAFMLYMKEMRAKVVAECTLKESAAINQILGRRWHELSREEQSKYYEKARQERQLHMELYPGWSARDNYGYVSKKKKRKKDRSTTDSGGNNMKKCRARFGLDQQNQWCKPCRRKKKCIRYMESLNDNGPAEDGSVFDEHGSDDDEDDFDDEKLEGSCGSADETNKIEDDDSESLNQSMPSPGCLSGLSSLQSPSTTMSLASPLNMNANSTSNVVFPATSNALLIVSSDQPTAQQRSTLVSNSGSSSGSTSSISTTPNTSSTVSPVTCTTGPCLGSSQERAMMLGNRFSHLGMGLSPLVVSTSTSKSEPFFKPHPTICNNPIFSLPSIGNCSLNNSIMPNTSRNPIGANPRDINNPLSINQLTKRREYQNVEMIEASESKTIVAHAATSIIQHVAVHGYHANHSLLNSSLNQHFHHQLNNRTEKPNRSEQKMLSVSSHSVNSSECHKESDSQAIASSKTPNAGSSDNGVISVS
- the LOC120454932 gene encoding protein pangolin isoform X3, whose amino-acid sequence is MPHCETINDESILHSNELINYQKYRRNEELQKNIFNKKSSINLRTGQVTVGDQYTQLTDNRIAQNNCNDLEKILIVPSSSSGGMEASLSELLLIPPKTISQAWQTAEEIESWQDDGFRQRNELFSCIYTNSMLNQQQCSQQQLLATQLLYARLLRSQLAERESQSNKSNMVHYSLSKKTMLRQDELLSTPSSQDNNNNIKLINDIENSLGCVDPPLLDFSTVRQSQRAEQKKKQEDNNCYSPNLKSNKEAIDGYDLQHTCDFIREQKNVLIDIKKKLENLSEISGKFRKRLGARQSHIEVNNGSDSALEEIVGRHLDGNRKTIESLLEEVKRLYNQWSSAELYYVRSLQRLGLSSEEGGDYTPTPTHTIMALAAIALSNESGISPQKSSTEHSKLLDVESESALFLTSAKPKTLVEIENIILQLASSGNMHQYSAASTTPGAYSDSFKSDGEDSDSAPTCIWHSTSRTFRRKKEVEPCSTAAEIILEYASLSSTSNADTSRLLTSASKISDVTENYNVTTQLPIMFNYNRESSAVSIITDPSIFPEFSTAPSTPSTSSNSGCSTGIASGIFGLSQNRRKQRLARRIETLTTNSFKSNAIRGNGDKEIVNQLKILPSITASPTENVSSLITNTLGSPNASLRSQELSITNMFKERVSTLQANTGSMKSENFPMLDDSPYDLSIGSKTKHMNLETKNPSNTQSNDSKDTSNDKKKPHIKKPLNAFMLYMKEMRAKVVAECTLKESAAINQILGRRWHELSREEQSKYYEKARQERQLHMELYPGWSARDNYGYVSKKKKRKKDRSTTDSGGNNMKKCRARFGLDQQNQWCKPCRRKKKCIRYMESLNDNGPAEDGSVFDEHGSDDDEDDFDDEKLEGSCGSADETNKIEDDDSESLNQSMPSPGCLSGLSSLQSPSTTMSLASPLNMNANSTSNVVFPATSNALLIVSSDQPTAQQRSTLVSNSGSSSGSTSSISTTPNTSSTVSPVTCTTGPCLGSSQERAMMLGNRFSHLGMGLSPLVVSTSTSKSEPFFKPHPTICNNPIFSLPSIGNCSLNNSIMPNTSRNPIGANPRDINNPLSINQLTKRREYQNVEMIEASESKTIVAHAATSIIQHVAVHGYHANHSLLNSSLNQHFHHQLNNRTEKPNRSEQKMLSAIASSKTPNAGSSDNGVISVS
- the LOC120454932 gene encoding protein pangolin isoform X4 — encoded protein: MPHCETINDESILHSNELINYQKYRRNEELQKNIFNKKSSINLRTGQVTVGDQYTQLTDNRIAQNNCNDLEKILIVPSSSSGGMEASLSELLLIPPKTISQAWQTAEEIESWQDDGFRQRNELFSCIYTNSMLNQQQCSQQQLLATQLLYARLLRSQLAERESQSNKSNMVHYSLSKKTMLRQDELLSTPSSQDNNNNIKLINDIENSLGCVDPPLLDFSTVRQSQRAEQKKKQEDNNCYSPNLKSNKEAIDGYDLQHTCDFIREQKNVLIDIKKKLENLSEISGKFRKRLGARQSHIEVNNGSDSALEEIVGRHLDGNRKTIESLLEEVKRLYNQWSSAELYYVRSLQRLGLSSEEGGDYTPTPTHTIMALAAIALSNESGISPQKSSTEHSKLLDVESESALFLTSAKPKTLVEIENIILQLASSGNMHQYSAASTTPGAYSDSFKSDGEDSDSAPTCIWHSTSRTFRRKKEVEPCSTAAEIILEYASLSSTSNADTSRLLTSASKISDVTENYNVTTQLPIMFNYNRESSAVSIITDPSIFPEFSTAPSTPSTSSNSGCSTGIASGIFGLSQNRRKQRLARRIETLTTNSFKSNAIRGNGDKEIVNQLKILPSITASPTENVSSLITNTLGSPNASLRSQELSITNMFKERVSTLQANTGSMKSENFPMLDDSPYDLSIGSKTKHMNLETKNPSNTQSNDSKDTSNDKKKPHIKKPLNAFMLYMKEMRAKVVAECTLKESAAINQILGRRWHELSREEQSKYYEKARQERQLHMELYPGWSARDNYGYVSKKKKRKKDRSTTDSGGNNMKKCRARFGLDQQNQWCKPCSPNLGVISSVSNNGSSVGITSNAAVNSIGVGMLAPI
- the LOC120454932 gene encoding protein pangolin isoform X2, giving the protein MPHCETINDESILHSNELINYQKYRRNEELQKNIFNKKSSINLRTGQVTVGDQYTQLTDNRIAQNNCNDLEKILIVPSSSSGGMEASLSELLLIPPKTISQAWQTAEEIESWQDDGFRQRNELFSCIYTNSMLNQQQCSQQQLLATQLLYARLLRSQLAERESQSNKSNMVHYSLSKKTMLRQDELLSTPSSQDNNNNIKLINDIENSLGCVDPPLLDFSTVRQSQRAEQKKKQEDNNCYSPNLKSNKEAIDGYDLQHTCDFIREQKNVLIDIKKKLENLSEISGKFRKRLGARQSHIEVNNGSDSALEEIVGRHLDGNRKTIESLLEEVKRLYNQWSSAELYYVRSLQRLGLSSEEGGDYTPTPTHTIMALAAIALSNESGISPQKSSTEHSKLLDVESESALFLTSAKPKTLVEIENIILQLASSGNMHQYSAASTTPGAYSDSFKSDGEDSDSAPTCIWHSTSRTFRRKKEVEPCSTAAEIILEYASLSSTSNADTSRLLTSASKISDVTENYNVTTQLPIMFNYNRESSAVSIITDPSIFPEFSTAPSTPSTSSNSGCSTGIASGIFGLSQNRRKQRLARRIETLTTNSFKSNAIRGNGDKEIVNQLKILPSITASPTENVSSLITNTLGSPNASLRSQELSITNMFKERVSTLQANTGSMKSENFPMLDDSPYDLSIGSKTKHMNLETKNPSNTQSNDSKDTSNDKKKPHIKKPLNAFMLYMKEMRAKVVAECTLKESAAINQILGRRWHALGREEQAKYYELARRERQLHMQMYPDWSSRTNASRGKKRKRKQDNNDGGNNMKKCRARFGLDQQNQWCKPCRRKKKCIRYMESLNDNGPAEDGSVFDEHGSDDDEDDFDDEKLEGSCGSADETNKIEDDDSESLNQSMPSPGCLSGLSSLQSPSTTMSLASPLNMNANSTSNVVFPATSNALLIVSSDQPTAQQRSTLVSNSGSSSGSTSSISTTPNTSSTVSPVTCTTGPCLGSSQERAMMLGNRFSHLGMGLSPLVVSTSTSKSEPFFKPHPTICNNPIFSLPSIGNCSLNNSIMPNTSRNPIGANPRDINNPLSINQLTKRREYQNVEMIEASESKTIVAHAATSIIQHVAVHGYHANHSLLNSSLNQHFHHQLNNRTEKPNRSEQKMLSVSSHSVNSSECHKESDSQAIASSKTPNAGSSDNGVISVS